The following nucleotide sequence is from Microbacterium arborescens.
GCATGCGGGCGCGGAAGCCGTGCTTCTTGGCGCGGCGGCGGTTGTTGGGCTGGAACGTGCGCTTGCTCATAGGGATCACTCCGGATCGGCGGTCACCGGAACGCTTCAGACCGGGGACACAGGGGTACAGGACTGCCCTCGCGGGCATAAGTCAACCGACTAAGGGTACGTCGCGATTTCCTGTAACTCAAACCGAAGCGATGGGAACCCGCAATTATCCACCGCTGTACACAGGCCCTGGCGGCGACACGCGGGCCGGAACTACAGTGGATTTGGCGCTCCCGACACCGCATGACTAGCGTGTCACGGGCAGTTATCCACAGCTATCCCCAGTTTGGCGCGTAGCTGTGTGGACAAGCATCGATCATCCGCGGGGGAACTCTTGGCTCAGCACGATCTCCCGGACGTACCGGTGTGGAACGCGGTCCTCGACCTGCTCGCCGACGATGACCGGGTCACCCCGCAGATGCAGGGCTTCCTGAGTCTCGCCGTCGCCCAGGGGGTCATGGGAGGAACGCTCTACCTCGACGTTCCGAACGACCTGACCGCGGCTCAGCTCAACAAGCGACTGCGTCAGCCCATCATGGAGGCCCTCGCTCACGTCCATGTCGAGCCCGGGGCCTCGAGCTACCGCATCGTCGTGAACCCCGAGCTCGCCGACGCTCACCTGACCGCGCCGATCCCGGTGCAGTCGGCGGCTGCGCCGGCTCCGCTGCGTCCCGCCGGCGAGGAGTACGTCGAGGCTCCCGTCTCGACGTCCCGCCACGACACGCGACTGAACCCGAAGTACACCTTCGACAACTTCGTCATCGGACAGTCGAACCGTTTCGCCCACGCAGCGGCCGTCGCCGTGGCAGAGGCTCCGGCCAAGGCCTACAACCCGCTGTTCATCTACGGCGACTCCGGACTCGGCAAGACGCACCTGCTCCATGCGATCGGCGACTACGCCCTCAACCTCTACACCGGCATCCGCGTCCGCTACGTCTCGAGTGAAGAGTTCACGAACGACTTCATCAACTCGATCGCGAACAACCGCGGATCCGCGTTCCAGGCGCGCTACCGCGAGGTCGACATCCTCCTGATCGACGACATCCAGTTCCTGCAGGGCCGCGCCGAGACACAGGAAGCGTTCTTCCACACCTTCAACACCCTCCACGACCACGACAAGCAGGTCGTGATCACAAGCGACGTCCCCCCTCGCCACCTCACCGGTTTCGAGGACCGCATGCGCAGCCGCTTCGAGTGGGGTCTGATCACCGACGTCCAGGCGCCGGACCTCGAGACCCGCATCGCGATCCTGCGGAAGAAGGCCCAGTCCGAGCGCCTCCTCGTACCCGACGACGTCCTGGAGTACATCGCCACCAAGGTGTCGTCGAACATCCGCGAGCTCGAGGGCGCCCTCATCCGCGTCTCGGCCTTCGCGAGCCTCAACCGTTCGAACCTCGACATCTCACTCGCGCAGACCGTGCTGCGCGACATCGTCGATCAGGATGACGCCAACGTCATCTCCCCCACCGACATCATCACCGCGACCGCACAGTACTTCCGCCTGTCCGTCGACGACCTGTACGGATCGAGCCGTTCGCAGGCGGTGGCCACCGCACGGCAGATCGCGATGTACCTCTGCCGCGAGCGCACGAGCCTGTCGTTGCCCAAGATCGGTCAGCTCTTCGGCAACCGCGACCACACGACGGTGATGTACGCGTACAAGAAGATCAGCGAGCTCATGAAGGAGCGCCGCTCGATCTACAACCAGGTCTCCGAGATCACATCGCAGCTCGGCCGTCGCTGAGCGCCCCTCGCTGAGCCCGTCCTACGGGCTCAGCTTGACAGCGCCCCGATGACGGCCCATCATGCCGTTCTGCACAGTGTGGAAAACCTGTGGATAACTTCGATTCCTCGTCGAACAGTTGTGAACGAATCACACATCCCCTGTGGATCGCGCCTCGGAGTCGCATCGACGCGCCTCGCCGTCCTCCCACGGTCATCCGCAGCCGGCTCACAAGTTACAAACGTGTGGTTCCCCTCTGCCGACTGGCATCGCTGGAGTTGTCCACAGTTTCCACAGCGGAGATGAAGAAGACAGTTACATCTAGAGAATTTGCGATTCGATCACCTCGACCCCGTCGGGGTCCGTCGACGGGGTGCTTCGGGAACCGCTCGACTTGGGCACTAGCATGGGAGAGCTTTCATCCACGACAAGGGAGCGCCAGTGAAGTTCCAGGTCAATCGCGACGTCTTCAGCGAGGCTGTGTCGTTCGTCGTGAAGCTCCTCCCCCAGCGCAACCCGCAGCCGATCCTCGCGGGTGTGCTGATCGAAGCCACCGATGCGGGTCTCTCGCTGTCGGCCTTCGACTACGAGGCATCCGCTCGCACGACGATCGAGGCGACCGTCGACGAGCCGGGCACGATCCTCGTACACGGACGTCTGCTGTCGGAGATCGCCAGCCGTCTGCCGAACGCGCCGATCCAGATCGCCGTCGATGACGAAGGGATCCTGCTCACCTGCGGGTCTGCGCGCTTCACGCTCGCATCGATGCCGGTGCAGGAATATCCCGCGATCCCCGAGGTCTCGGGCGAATCCGGTGTCGTCCCGGCTGAAGACTTCGCCACCGCGATCTCGCAGGTCGCCTTCGCGGCGTCGCGCGATGACGTGACCCCGGTACTGACGGGTGTGCAGCTCGAGGTGAGCGGCACCCAGCTGAGCCTGGTTGCCACCGACCGGTACCGCGTCGCTCTCCGCGATATCCCGTTCGACAGCGGCATCGTCGCCGACGAGAACACGACGACCGCGCTGGTACCGGCACGCACGCTGACCGAGGTCGGCAAGACGTTCGCCCATTCCGGTGACATCACGGTGTCGTTCTCGGGTTCGGGCGACCGCGAGATCATCGCGTTCACCGCTGGCAACAAGACCGTCACGTCGCTGCTGATCAAGGGCAACTTCCCCCCGGTCCGGCGGCTTTTCCCTGAGGCGACCGATCACCACGCCGTCGTGAACACCGGTGAGCTGATCGAGGCCGTGCGCCGTGTCGCACTCGTGCTCGACCGCTCGGCCCCGCTTCGTTTCACGTTCGGCGCCGACGGTGTCTCGATGGACGCGTCCGGCACCGAGCAGGCACGCGCGACCGAATCGGTCGATGCGACGCTGACGGGTGAGGAGGTCGTCATCGGCCTGAACCCGCAGTACCTGCTCGAAGCGCTCGCGGCGGTCAAGAGCGAGTTCACGCGCGTCACCTTCACGTCGAGTGAGAACGCCAACAAGCTCAGCCCGATCCTCATCACCCCGCAGACCTCGGGTGGCGTCGAATCGTTCAAGTACCTCCTGCAGCCGAACCTCCTCCTCCGCTGATCGTCCCGAGCGCGACCACCGCGGTGGGACTGTCGGAGACGAGAACTAGGGTGATCTGATGATCGTGGAGCAGTTGAGCCTGGTGGATTTCCGCAACTATGCGGCCGCCGAGCTCTCCCTCGCTCCCGGAGCGAACGTATTCGTCGGACGCAACGGCCAGGGCAAGACCAACCTCGCCGAGGCGATCGGATATTTCGCGACTCTCGGCTCCCACCGGGTGTCGCAGGATGCACCGATGGTGCGCGACGGTGCGGATGCCGCTTTCGTCCGGGCCCGACTGGCCCACGGGCAGCGCCGAGTTCAGCTCGAGGCCCAGCTCAATCGGTCGGGCTCGAACAAGGCGCGCGTCAACGGATCGCCGGTGCGAACCGCTGAGCTCCCCCGTTATGCGCAGGTGGTGCTCTTCGCCCCCGAGGATCTGCAGATCGTCCGCGGCGACCCGTCCGCCCGGCGTCGCTTCGCCGACCAGCTCCTCATCCAGCGCGCACCGCGTCTCGCCGGTGTCCTCGCCGACTACGACCGTGTGCTCAAGCAGCGCAACGCGCTGCTCAAATCGGCGCGGGCGCGCGGCATCCGAGGCGAGGGTCTTTCGACGCTCGAGGTCTGGGACGACAAGCTCGTCGCACTGGGCACCGACGTCATCCGTGCGCGTCTCCGACTCGCCGCTGAGCTCGCAGGCCCGGTCGCGCGCGCCTATGCCGCCATCGCCGGCGCCGATCACCGTCCCCAGCTCCAGTGGGCGCTCTCCGTCGGCGGCGCCGATCCCGAAGAGGACGACTCCCCCGCCGACGCGGGCGTAGCCGACGCAGCCGCGATCGAGCAGCTCTTCCGCACGGCCCTCGCCGACCGTCGCAGCGCAGAGCTCGACCGCGGGATCACTCTCGTCGGGCCGCACCGCGACGACCTGATCCTCCGCATCCGCGATCTGCCCGTGAAGGGCTACGCCTCGCACGGAGAGTCGTGGTCGGTCGCGTTGTCGCTCCGGCTCGCGTCGGCAGAGCTGCTGCGCGCCGAGTCCGCCCTCGGTGACCCGATCGTCATCCTCGACGACGTGTTCGCCGAGCTCGACGCCGACCGTCGCGCCCGACTGGCCGGGATCGTCGCCGATTACGAGCAGGTGATCGTGACGGCCGCGGTCGCCGAAGACGTCCCTCTCGCTCTGCGCGCCCGTACCGTGCGAGTCGAGGCGGGAACACTCCATGAGGACGACGATGCTTCCTCCTGACGAGGCGCCCGAGACGATCTCCACGTACCTCCGCCTGCGCGGGCTCGAGCCGTCGGGTCGGTGGAAGAAGCGTCGCAGGCAGCGGTCCGATGACGATGAGAATCAGCCGTTCACCTCGGGGCGTGACCCGAAGGGACTCGGCGACGTGATCGCCGACCTCACACGCCAGGCCGGATGGGACGCCCAGCTCTCGCGCGAAGACCTCGTGCTGCGGTGGGCGGAGGTCGCCGGCGAGGAGACCGCGCGTCATGCGTCGCCGGTGGCGCTGTCCGACGGCGTGCTCACCGTGCAGTGCGACTCGACGGCGTGGGCGAAGAACCTCCATCTCATGCGCACGGTCATCACCACGCAGCTCGTGAAAGCGTTCCCACAGTCGGGAGTGCAGTCGGTGCGTTTTGTGGGCCCGGACGTCCCCTCCTGGAAATGGGGCCCCAGAGCCGTTCCAGGCCGTGGCCCTCGCGATACCTACGGTTGAGCCACGTCCCCAGTCGTCGAATCCGACTTTCGCTCGCCATACGGGCGCTGAGCGCCGCGTGAGAGCGCCCGAAAGGGTAGACTGGACGGGACTGACCGAACCGATGTGGAGCGCTCGAAACCTATGACGTCTCAGAATCCCGACAGCGTTCCCGAAGACCCCGAAACCCCCGACACGGCTGAAGTGACCTCCACCAAGGTCCCCAACGAGTACGGCGCCGACGCGATCCAGGTGCTCGAAGGCCTCGAGGCGGTTCGGAAGCGTCCGGGAATGTACATCGGATCCACCGGTGAGCGCGGCCTGCACCACCTCGTCTACGAGATCGTCGACAACGCGGTCGACGAGGCGCTGGCCGGCTACTGCGACACGATCCACGTGACGATCCTCGAAGATGGCGGCCTGCGCGTCGTCGACAACGGCCGCGGCATCCCGGTCGATCCGCACGCGTCCGACCCGACGAAGTCGACCGTCGAGGTCGTGCTCACCGTGCTGCACGCCGGGGGAAAGTTCGGCGGCGGCGGCTATGCGGTTTCGGGTGGACTCCACGGCGTCGGATCGTCGGTCGTCAACGCTCTGTCCACGCGCTTCGAGGTCGAGATCAAG
It contains:
- the rpmH gene encoding 50S ribosomal protein L34 gives rise to the protein MSKRTFQPNNRRRAKKHGFRARMRTRAGRAILSARRGKGRTELSA
- the dnaA gene encoding chromosomal replication initiator protein DnaA; the protein is MQGFLSLAVAQGVMGGTLYLDVPNDLTAAQLNKRLRQPIMEALAHVHVEPGASSYRIVVNPELADAHLTAPIPVQSAAAPAPLRPAGEEYVEAPVSTSRHDTRLNPKYTFDNFVIGQSNRFAHAAAVAVAEAPAKAYNPLFIYGDSGLGKTHLLHAIGDYALNLYTGIRVRYVSSEEFTNDFINSIANNRGSAFQARYREVDILLIDDIQFLQGRAETQEAFFHTFNTLHDHDKQVVITSDVPPRHLTGFEDRMRSRFEWGLITDVQAPDLETRIAILRKKAQSERLLVPDDVLEYIATKVSSNIRELEGALIRVSAFASLNRSNLDISLAQTVLRDIVDQDDANVISPTDIITATAQYFRLSVDDLYGSSRSQAVATARQIAMYLCRERTSLSLPKIGQLFGNRDHTTVMYAYKKISELMKERRSIYNQVSEITSQLGRR
- the dnaN gene encoding DNA polymerase III subunit beta; translation: MKFQVNRDVFSEAVSFVVKLLPQRNPQPILAGVLIEATDAGLSLSAFDYEASARTTIEATVDEPGTILVHGRLLSEIASRLPNAPIQIAVDDEGILLTCGSARFTLASMPVQEYPAIPEVSGESGVVPAEDFATAISQVAFAASRDDVTPVLTGVQLEVSGTQLSLVATDRYRVALRDIPFDSGIVADENTTTALVPARTLTEVGKTFAHSGDITVSFSGSGDREIIAFTAGNKTVTSLLIKGNFPPVRRLFPEATDHHAVVNTGELIEAVRRVALVLDRSAPLRFTFGADGVSMDASGTEQARATESVDATLTGEEVVIGLNPQYLLEALAAVKSEFTRVTFTSSENANKLSPILITPQTSGGVESFKYLLQPNLLLR
- the recF gene encoding DNA replication/repair protein RecF (All proteins in this family for which functions are known are DNA-binding proteins that assist the filamentation of RecA onto DNA for the initiation of recombination or recombinational repair.); this encodes MIVEQLSLVDFRNYAAAELSLAPGANVFVGRNGQGKTNLAEAIGYFATLGSHRVSQDAPMVRDGADAAFVRARLAHGQRRVQLEAQLNRSGSNKARVNGSPVRTAELPRYAQVVLFAPEDLQIVRGDPSARRRFADQLLIQRAPRLAGVLADYDRVLKQRNALLKSARARGIRGEGLSTLEVWDDKLVALGTDVIRARLRLAAELAGPVARAYAAIAGADHRPQLQWALSVGGADPEEDDSPADAGVADAAAIEQLFRTALADRRSAELDRGITLVGPHRDDLILRIRDLPVKGYASHGESWSVALSLRLASAELLRAESALGDPIVILDDVFAELDADRRARLAGIVADYEQVIVTAAVAEDVPLALRARTVRVEAGTLHEDDDASS
- a CDS encoding DUF721 domain-containing protein, with protein sequence MLPPDEAPETISTYLRLRGLEPSGRWKKRRRQRSDDDENQPFTSGRDPKGLGDVIADLTRQAGWDAQLSREDLVLRWAEVAGEETARHASPVALSDGVLTVQCDSTAWAKNLHLMRTVITTQLVKAFPQSGVQSVRFVGPDVPSWKWGPRAVPGRGPRDTYG